The Tubulanus polymorphus chromosome 3, tnTubPoly1.2, whole genome shotgun sequence nucleotide sequence aaatataactggtacaaaattaattttcttagcttgtaagttacaattctcatgtgcagcgcctctaaactttccattcaaatgatcatggtctcttacttttttatctttataattaaatatcttttcacaataataacatttatcagcaaactcaaattcttctttatcttcttctgtcattataatttctttattttcatttaacttttcattaaattttatttcatattcaattaataagtcacaaaaatgattgataacattttcatttctgtaattataatattcactttcaattagttctggataattagatttaatatataacccgaaagcagcagctgattgatgaatctttttaattgtatttgtttttggtggttcttctgaataatcattttcattagaatttaatttctttcttttataatatatatcttttctatctttatctgttaattctttatttaatgattcaaaatctccatatattacaaatggtactttatttttgtaatcatattttttgaattctaatattttatctttttcatttggtaaaactaatttacaataatcatgattatcacatagttgtttatgatttaataatgtactttcattactaaatttatgtaaacattttctacatagatatattttattatggtgatcactttctgttctaaaaaataaatctatttgtttaatccacatataatgattctcataatatagtatatctataacatcatttgaatcataatcttttgataggtataaaggttctaatgtataatgtttaatattatttccttttgtatttggtaatttgattaaatcaaatacatttatctttatattattatctctttctatttttggaatatttttaattctaacaggatacttatctatcttataattattttcaaattgtttataatgagttaatctaaaactatgttgtttataatcttcaactgggtgtaaacaacttattatagcccatagaaaacattttttatcaaaattttgtatatttattactgcttttgttgtaaatggtaatttaatataacttgttccatttatactatcatctttataatatgataaattattttcatcaattggttttgatttagttaacttattatattttgtgttataaacatgtaaagttataaatattatctcatcaaatattaaaccagatccttcaaaatatttctcttctattttagtttttatttcattataacatttatttaatttatcatctatatgttgtttagatataatatgttgtgaatgagaatttatattatatattggtttatcttcagattttataaactttactttaactgatatactaattttaggatattcaacatctgtaattatttttattatttctttcatattttctaaatgttttttattttcttctaatgtttttcctttatgaaatttaaactcgatagctgctggaccaatatcacttttaaatgcttcggctatttctatatcttttttattatctaatgaattaatataatttcttacatcttccatgtatggtcttttattgtttaatttattttttattcttttaattgtcttctgtttcttatcgttatcattatcaaaataatcttcacctaaaatatcattattcttatttctaatatgacttatagattttaaatgttctttataatatcttttatcactgaatgattgattacatgtatcacatttatatgtttctttttcattctttaattcttctaatttagtttctaatatatcatctttatattctagtttcaatttattctctaaatatgttctagttttattgtgtcttgctttttgggatttatctatatcgatattacatgttgggcagtagtatttatttgcttccattttaatactatattttttattaaaattgattttagaagttcaatgatttaaatgttattcatttatgtgaatattttaagagtaatagggataataggctttcaagctaaaggttgtacgggcgggtgagtaaaaatgaaaaaacataaaaataattacaatttctacttgaattaggagtgaaactcataaaatgaaaaataaattcgagcgtgtgagaatttatttttcatttttatgagtttcgcgagtaattcaagtagaaattgtaattatttttatgttttttcatttttttacaagctcgaccgttcgacctttggcttgaaagcctattatccctattacttttATCAAAGGCAGGTGATGGGAAATGTGCCATCATACACTCACCTTTGATATATCCCTAGAGTGGGCCAGGCTTTAAAGGGTAACAGGTTCAATGGAAAACCGGTCATTGAATTTGTCAGTCAAGGTTTCAGTTCAATCATATTGATATCAAAAGGCTTGTTGTGGATTGACAATTAACATTCCAGTTTATGaacttatgttttattcataagACTACTtcgttattcatttattcagtccattaagtttttatattttttgaacaaataatacataaaattggtGTTTCAGATAAACGATTCAGCTGGTTTCTATCTATATACAGTCAAGTCTACAGTCTACAGTCAACTCCTCTTAATCCGTAGAAGTGGGACCTGGCAAAATCATACGGATTAACTGAAAATAcagattatttgaaaattctcagaATATTAATACCTGGCCTAGTATAGGCAGGAAATAGCCCTTAAGGGGtgtattattaattttttcacttgTAAATTGATTACTTCAGCATTAATACGGATTATTTCATACGGATTaactgaataatttattaaggATTTGAACAAGAAAAAACGGGACTTTGAAATGACTACGGAATaattaaaaatccggattaatGGGATCCGGATTAAGAGGAGTTGACTGTATATTACAATAATAAATGCAGGAAAGCTTGTCGGATTTCAATATAAGCATTTTTTCCTAAGTCATGTTCTGTTTCCATTGAACTTCTTGACAACTCTTGGAACACTGGTAGATCTGCTTCATCTATGGGACATGGAGTTAAGGGCACCATAACTCTCTCGTGATCATCCAAGTTAGCTGCCATTAGTTCCTAAATGAAAGAGAATATAATTGGCACACATCATTTTGAGCTCAAAACTTGTATTACCAATTTATACAGAATATGATTATCAATAAATTAACTGAAAAATTATTCTACTGAAAAAGTTGTgcatgtgtttttttttcgcttaCCAAATGATCACCAACAGGAGGGCTGCCTTGGTTTTCACCTCTTAACCATAATTGAAGCGGTGACTGACCCACTGTTCTGACCTTATGACATATCCAGGCATCAATAAAGCGATTAATGCTGTTTTGTAGGCGGGGTAGAAAAACCATGTGCAAAACATACAGGTCAACGTCATTGTCTGCTATCAGTAAACATTCTTCTTCtagtgaatgaaataaattatagaAGGTAGATGTGCAGAGAGAATACACATCGCGCCAAAGTCTTTCTATCCGTTGATTGTGGACACTGCGGCCAGTAATAAAATGCCCAGGGCCTCTGTCAGGATGTGCAATTATGTAATCAGCAATTAAGACATTTTCTCCACCGTGGTCTGATCTAACTTTCTGGGGTAGCCCATATCTTTCGACTGCATTTTTGAAACTCCTAAAAACTGTATCTGCTCTATTGTTGTTGCTACATCTCATAAAGACAGGAATCCGAGAAAATCCATCAATTCCCCCATGAATTACTATACGCCatctgaaaattcaataaatgttatctttcaatgatattgttCATACAATGTATTACTAATATCCATGTAACAATAATGCTTTCTTAATTGTTGTTTGAAATACACATGAACTTCTCGTCAAAGGCTAAATATCGTGAAATCATTTTGGATAGAATacttcattttgatatttttcaaatacatcGAGGAAATATTAAGTGTAAGTGACAAAAATCTATACCTAATCAACTTATGATTGCCATCTACATGCCATATAAAATTTGGCCCTGGAACCCAATATTCTCTTCTCTTCAGTGTTTTCCGTTTCCTCTCATCGATTCCATCTGGGTCGACCCGTCTTAACGACTCCCTTATCCGGTCACGCTGAACTCTAAGGCCTAAACTTTGTATGTGGCCAGCATGTAGCTTTTCTCCCCAATTAGGATGAATGGCTACAGCATCTGCCACGATGTCATCAAGAATATCATCtgcaaatagaaaaattatgcTTTATTTGCTAGtaagaaatacagtagactccgcctaAACCAGTACAGTTGggactttaattttttccaccGAATTAGGCGTTTACCGGTTTAAAGAAATGCGAAAACCAATGTAGCTGTATTCAGATATCATAGGTGATTTACAAGACCTTACCCACCTGATAATTTATCTGACATATTAGAGACGCGAAGTCCAAATTCCATAACACGTTGAGCAATAGTTCTTTCACAAACATTGAACATAATGCCAATCTCTTTATAAGTGAATGTATGTAGAATAAGATATTCAAGACTTTGATATGGTATCTCTCTTTTAGGTCTTCCACGAACCATTGCTGAAATTTAATTATCTAGCATCAGATTAATAGGAAGAGAAGACATACGAGTATGACTaaagggagcatctcaaaatttcgatagttacttcaattagaataactgtctaattctttctaaCCCCCCACCCCACCCTTTCAAAGTTGGaactattgattttctaatgagaAACCACAGACAAAGATAAGACATTCTCACGAGTGTATTTCGCAATTATCAcaacttttaattgaaaaataaaatagcaaAATTACAAGTGAAAAACCTATTAAAGCCTAATAGACttttataaacaaaataaaatacatctaaaatatcaacagCATCTAAACGAGAGACGGTTCAATTCAATGTTATCTTTATTGCACCACAATAAATCGATAGTTCGGCAGTGGTGATGAATCCGCGGGAGGCctttaccccccccccccatcccCTTCCGcgagttattctaattgaagtaACTATCAacattttgagatgctccctaaCTGAATCTTTCGATTAGATGGTGTAGATTAAGTTCTGAGAGTACGACATTCATTGTATTGGAATTTGCGCGGAATTTACCATttgagctcagaccactattccaaaatcttctatatcctatggtaaaaacaagaaattcaaacgTTTAGTTCACatataagcgcgtaaattcaggggaaatcctgcgTATGCctcataggccagcatcttagctacgcattgaagtggttttcgccccatgtacccaacctaacttttgaaataatcaaacttttagaaaggaggggtatcccagtacaggtatgccagtacatctGGACCGAATATAGAAGGGAATGCCCCACCGGgtttggtacccttactccaag carries:
- the LOC141902527 gene encoding uncharacterized protein LOC141902527, with the protein product MFNVCERTIAQRVMEFGLRVSNMSDKLSDDILDDIVADAVAIHPNWGEKLHAGHIQSLGLRVQRDRIRESLRRVDPDGIDERKRKTLKRREYWVPGPNFIWHVDGNHKLIRWRIVIHGGIDGFSRIPVFMRCSNNNRADTVFRSFKNAVERYGLPQKVRSDHGGENVLIADYIIAHPDRGPGHFITGRSVHNQRIERLWRDVYSLCTSTFYNLFHSLEEECLLIADNDVDLYVLHMVFLPRLQNSINRFIDAWICHKVRTVGQSPLQLWLRGENQGSPPVGDHLELMAANLDDHERVMVPLTPCPIDEADLPVFQELSRSSMETEHDLGKNAYIEIRQAFLHLLL